Proteins from a single region of Clostridia bacterium:
- a CDS encoding GNAT family N-acetyltransferase — VTDENGDLLGGCILSVDGLRTASIYDLWVEEAFRRQGMASALLREAEREARKHGCYLAMVGTFDWQAKSFYDKHGYMLNDTMTGVPKGHDHFFMTKRLCCPSADYIPSSHRQYEIKRGDEKDAEILSDKLHEYDSAIAPREHEYISLSKKIVDESGKIIAGFVGGVDGWNGTDIDALWVEEKYRNQGIGSQLLVELEREVKENGADAMFIEAFDWNVGFFKKNGYERVTGVLEDYPKGHTMYCMEKPL, encoded by the coding sequence TCGTCACCGATGAAAACGGGGACCTCCTCGGCGGATGCATTTTGTCTGTTGACGGTCTGAGAACGGCATCGATTTATGACCTGTGGGTGGAAGAAGCGTTTCGCCGGCAGGGGATGGCCTCTGCACTCCTACGGGAGGCTGAGCGTGAAGCAAGAAAACACGGCTGTTATCTCGCAATGGTCGGAACCTTTGACTGGCAGGCAAAATCGTTCTACGACAAACACGGTTATATGCTCAACGACACCATGACAGGCGTGCCGAAGGGACATGACCACTTTTTTATGACAAAGCGGCTTTGTTGCCCTTCCGCAGATTATATACCGTCAAGTCACCGACAATATGAGATCAAGCGCGGTGACGAAAAGGACGCAGAAATCCTTTCCGACAAATTACACGAATATGACAGCGCCATTGCACCTCGCGAGCATGAATACATCTCTCTGAGCAAGAAAATCGTGGACGAAAGCGGAAAGATCATCGCCGGATTTGTCGGCGGTGTTGATGGCTGGAATGGCACAGATATAGATGCGCTCTGGGTGGAAGAAAAGTACCGTAATCAAGGGATCGGCTCTCAGCTCCTTGTCGAGTTAGAGCGGGAGGTAAAGGAAAACGGTGCTGACGCTATGTTTATTGAAGCATTTGATTGGAATGTGGGATTTTTCAAAAAGAACGGCTATGAAAGAGTAACCGGCGTGCTCGAGGATTATCCGAAAGGACATACCATGTACTGCATGGAGAAGCCTCTTTGA